The following DNA comes from Syntrophorhabdus sp..
GAACACTCTCTTCAGGGACGGGCTTGTGAGCGTTCAGGGAGAGGCCTCCCAACTCGCGGGCATGGCGGCGGCGGCAACGGGGGGTACACTGTTCCTCGACGCGTGCACCGGTTCGGCAACGAAGACGAAGCAGGTGAGGGAGATATCTCCCCAGGCACGCATCATCTCCATGGACAACAACATGAAGCGCCTCTGCCTGTCGTCGCTCGGCACCAACATCGTCTGTGCCGACGCCCTTGCCCCGCCTTTCAGGGCCGGATCGTTCGATACCGTCCTTGTCGACGCGCCCTGCTCATCGCTCGGGATCGTCCGCAAGCATCCCGAGATCAAGTGGCGGCGCAGTGAAGAGGATATCCACCGGTTCGCCGCGATGCAGCTCTCCCTGCTCCGGTCGCTGTGGGACCTGGTGCGTCCGGGAGGGCGCGTGGTCTACAGCGTCTGCTCCTTCGAGCCTGAAGAAACGATGGATGTCATTCGCAACCTGGCAGAAGATAAGAACTTTGTTCTTGAAAATCCGCTGCCGTTCCTGTTTAATAAGGATTGTTTTCTCTCGTTGCCGCATGAGACGGCTCTGGACGGTTTCTTTATAGCACGAATAAGGAAACTATGAAGCTCTTGAAGATCCTATTCTATGTTGTGGCGCCGGTACTCGTCTTCGGCCTGTCGACATACCTGACGATAAGCCTCCTTCTCAAGTTCCAGCAAACCACGGTCTGCCCCGATGTCCGGGGGAAGACCGTAGAGGACGCCCGGGAGCTTCTCAGGAACAAGGGTCTTGCGCTCGTGGTGCTCAGGTACGAGCGGCGCAACGACGTGCCCTACAATCATATCACCGTGCAAAAACCCGATGCCAATATATCCACCAAGAAAGGAAGGGTGGTCTATGTCATCGTGTCTGAAGGGCCGGAGCTCATGAAGACCCCGGGCTTCGTGGGACTCACTCTCGAGGAGACCCATCCGGTGTTCAGCGACAGGCATCTCGTTCTCGAAAAGACGGTCCTCGTTCCCCACTCCAGAACCGGCAAGGTCATCGCGCAGGTTCCGGCAGAGGGCACGGACATCCTCGAATACGGCAAGGTGACCCTCTTCGTCGGAACGGCGCCGAGGTGCTATTACCTCATGGCCGACACGCGCGACATCAATTACAATGAACTCGCCGACGAGCTCGAAACGAAGGGGATAAAGTACAGGATCAATTACGCGCGGAGCGATCGGGCCTCTGCGCGCGGCGGCATAGAGTACTCGATACTTCCCAGAACGATATTCAGTTCGGCTGAGGAGATCGTCATCAATATCTACTAGCCATGGAGGCATTATCATGAAAGATATCCTCATCGCGCCGTCCATCCTCTCATGCGACTTCCTGCGCCTCGGCCAGGAGATAAAGGATGTCGAGGATGCGGGCGCGGACCTTATTCACGTGGACGTCATGGACGGCCATTTCGTTCCCAACATAACCATCGGCCCCATGTTCGTAGAGGCCCTGCGCAGGATCAACACGAAGCCCCTGGATGTCCACCTCATGATAGAGAACCCGGCGCAATACGTGCGGCAATTCGCTGAGGCCGGTTCCGACATTGTCACCATACATGCCGAAGCAGACAATCATCTTTACCGGACCCTCGATGTCATCAAGGAATCCGGTGCGCGGGCCGGCATATCATTCAATCCCGGGACACCTCTCGGCCTCCTCGAACACGTCATCCACATTGTCGACCTCGTCCTCATCATGACGGTCAACCCCGGTTTCGGAGGTCAGATGTACATCCCCGAGATGGCCGGAAAGATCACCGAGGCGCGCAGGATGATCGATAAGGCGGGCAGGTACATCGACCTCGAGGTCGATGGCGGTATCAAGGCGGCAAACGCCGCCGAGGTCGTCAGGGCAGGCGGCAATGTCCTCGTCATGGGCACAGAGATATTTCACAGCGGGGACTACCGGAAGAAGATCGACGAGGTCCACGACAAGCTGGGCCGTTGATCATGGAACTCAAGAGACAAAAGACATACAAAGGCGTCTTCGACAGGGCCCGCGACGAGCTCCTGGGAAGCGCCATGGAGGAGAAGTTCTTCCTCGCGGGCCTGCGCTGCGAGAGGGTTGGCAGCGAGACACGCGTCCATGTCCCTTTTTTCGACGAGACCATTCGCCTTGATGTACCTGGGTTCACCTTCTCGAGTTCCAAGGGAGCCAATGTCACCCTCGTCGCGAAGATCATCATCCTTCACTACATAAACACCGCCTCAGGGGTCCCGCTTACGGGCGAGAAGGTCTCCTATGGGGACATCCCCGCGTGCATGCACTACGACCCCGTTTTCGAGAGGAGGGTACTCAAGCCTCTTGTCAGGGCATTCGGCTACGACAGGCACGCCTTTCTCGACGCCGGCCGCGGCCTCGGGGCAAAGGAGGAAGGGTTCGGTGACGCCTCTGTCACGCTTTTCGCCTTACCCAAGGTACCCGTCACCTTTGTTCTCTGGGAAGGGGACACCGAGTTCCCGCCGTCGGCCAGGGCCCTTTTCGATCCCTCCGTCACCGGCTATCTGCCGCTCGAGGATATCGTGGTGGTATCGAAGCTTGCCGCCGGAAGAATACTGAAGACGGCGATAAAAAACCTTGCCGAAGAGGTGTGACATGATATTCAAGCAGTTCAATTTTGATGGATGCCTCGCGTATGTCATCGCCTGTGAAAGGGAAAGAAAAGGGGTGATCATAGACCCTTCCCACGAAATGGACCCTTTCCTCGATTTCATCTCGTCCCGGGGACTCACCATAACCCACATCATCGACACCCACACCCACGTCGACCACGTTTCCCTGGCGCCGGAGCTTGCCGACAGGCTCACGGCCACAACGGTCATGAACAGGAACACACCGGCACAGAGGGAGCTGGGGGCAAAGGTCACGGACCTCTTCGGGATCGAGAAGGTCCTTGCCGAGAATGCCCTGAAAAGGGTCGACCTCTACCTCGGTGACGGGGATGAACTGAAGATAGGCGACATCACCCTGCAGGCAATGGAAACGAAAGGCCACACCCGGGACCACATGGCGATCCTCGCCGGTGACAGGATCTTCACCGGTGACGTCCTCATCATAGGCCAGTGCGGAAGGACAGACCTGCCCGGCGGAAGCTCCCGCGACATGTACGAAAGCCTCTTCGGCAGGATCATGCCCCTCTCCGATGACCTCATCGTCTACCCTGCCCACGACTACAGGGGCAACATCAATTCCTCACTGGGTTACGAGAAGGTCAACAACGTCTGCCTCAAGACACCGCGCACAATGGAGGAGTTCGAGACATTCCTGAAAGGTCTCTTTCCCCCGCTCGACGCGAAGACGGGGAAACTCCAATGCGGCCTCAGCACCATGGAACCGGCACCCGAGGGCGAACTGGGACCTCTCATGAAAAGCTTCTGCATCTCCATGGAGGCCTTCCTCGCGACACCCCACGAGGAAACCGTCATCGAGCCCGAAGAACTGCTGCAGAAGATCACGAAGAAGCAAATGCTTTTCCTCGTCGACGTCAGGGAACCGAAAGAACTGGAACAGACCGGCTTCATCGAAGGGGCCGTGAACATCCCCGTTCGTGAGATCGCCATGAGGATAGGCGAGTTCCCGAAAGACCTCGACACCCCTGTCGTCGTCTATTGCGCGAGCGGCCACCGTTCCTCCCACGCCGCCGTCTACCT
Coding sequences within:
- a CDS encoding MBL fold metallo-hydrolase produces the protein MIFKQFNFDGCLAYVIACERERKGVIIDPSHEMDPFLDFISSRGLTITHIIDTHTHVDHVSLAPELADRLTATTVMNRNTPAQRELGAKVTDLFGIEKVLAENALKRVDLYLGDGDELKIGDITLQAMETKGHTRDHMAILAGDRIFTGDVLIIGQCGRTDLPGGSSRDMYESLFGRIMPLSDDLIVYPAHDYRGNINSSLGYEKVNNVCLKTPRTMEEFETFLKGLFPPLDAKTGKLQCGLSTMEPAPEGELGPLMKSFCISMEAFLATPHEETVIEPEELLQKITKKQMLFLVDVREPKELEQTGFIEGAVNIPVREIAMRIGEFPKDLDTPVVVYCASGHRSSHAAVYLRAYGYRNTRNLEYGIHGWQDRNYPLKQIR
- a CDS encoding DUF3786 domain-containing protein, encoding MELKRQKTYKGVFDRARDELLGSAMEEKFFLAGLRCERVGSETRVHVPFFDETIRLDVPGFTFSSSKGANVTLVAKIIILHYINTASGVPLTGEKVSYGDIPACMHYDPVFERRVLKPLVRAFGYDRHAFLDAGRGLGAKEEGFGDASVTLFALPKVPVTFVLWEGDTEFPPSARALFDPSVTGYLPLEDIVVVSKLAAGRILKTAIKNLAEEV
- a CDS encoding ribulose-phosphate 3-epimerase, which encodes MKDILIAPSILSCDFLRLGQEIKDVEDAGADLIHVDVMDGHFVPNITIGPMFVEALRRINTKPLDVHLMIENPAQYVRQFAEAGSDIVTIHAEADNHLYRTLDVIKESGARAGISFNPGTPLGLLEHVIHIVDLVLIMTVNPGFGGQMYIPEMAGKITEARRMIDKAGRYIDLEVDGGIKAANAAEVVRAGGNVLVMGTEIFHSGDYRKKIDEVHDKLGR
- a CDS encoding PASTA domain-containing protein produces the protein MKLLKILFYVVAPVLVFGLSTYLTISLLLKFQQTTVCPDVRGKTVEDARELLRNKGLALVVLRYERRNDVPYNHITVQKPDANISTKKGRVVYVIVSEGPELMKTPGFVGLTLEETHPVFSDRHLVLEKTVLVPHSRTGKVIAQVPAEGTDILEYGKVTLFVGTAPRCYYLMADTRDINYNELADELETKGIKYRINYARSDRASARGGIEYSILPRTIFSSAEEIVINIY